Below is a genomic region from Corallococcus caeni.
TCATCCTCAATGACGAGGACCGGCTCCTCACCTGCTACCGCCGCCAGGACGCCTCGCGGTTCCTGCGGCAGAAGTCCAAGCGTCGCCCCGCGGGCGTCACCCGGGACCGCGACGACTTCCTGCGCGGCCTCCAGTTCGCTCCGGCCTGAATCAGTCCAGCCCCGCCTTGCCCACCGCCCAGTAGGCCTTCACCCTGGGCGTGGTGCGTTCGCCGTCGCCGCGCAGCCGTGAGCGCAGGGCCTGGATGGACTGCGCCCGGCCCGTCATCACCAGCGTCGCGCCGGGCTTCTCGCGCAGGGCTTCGCGCAGCCGCTCATGGACCTGCGCCAGGTGCGCGTCCCCTGGGGTGCGCTCCACGTCCTGGCCCTCGAAGCCGAACTCGCGCAGCGCGGGCGCGCAGTCCTCCCTGCGCGTGACCTCGAAGAGCGGCGTGACGTCCCGCTTCGCTCCGGTCCGCAACGCGTGCGCCACCGCGAAGGACGTCTCGTCACCGAAGAGGACCACCGGCGCGTCACCGGCCTCCAGCGCCACCGAGCGCCGGGGCCCGAAGAACTGGACCGTGTCCCCCGCGCGCACGTCGCGGCCCCACTTCGCTCCCGGGCTGTCGCCGTGCAGGTACACCAGGAAGGCCGTGGCGCCGCGCGCTTCGTCCCACGACAGCGGCGTGTACGTGCGCATGCCCAGCCCTGGCAGGAACACCTGCACCTTGTCGCCAGGGGTCCAGCCCTGCCCCCGCAGCGCCGGCCCTTCACAGTCAATCTGGCGAAAGGCGCGCGACACCTCGCGCACCTGCGCCACCCGGGCGTCGGTGAAGAGGAAGCGGCCCAGCATGCTCCCCAGCATGGCCTTCGCGGATGCCATTGGAACCTCCGTTCAGGCGTTCATACGCCCCCCTTGCGGTGCTGGCTCGTGAAGTTGCGTGAAGTCATCCGCACCTTCCAGGGCAGAAC
It encodes:
- a CDS encoding siderophore-interacting protein yields the protein MASAKAMLGSMLGRFLFTDARVAQVREVSRAFRQIDCEGPALRGQGWTPGDKVQVFLPGLGMRTYTPLSWDEARGATAFLVYLHGDSPGAKWGRDVRAGDTVQFFGPRRSVALEAGDAPVVLFGDETSFAVAHALRTGAKRDVTPLFEVTRREDCAPALREFGFEGQDVERTPGDAHLAQVHERLREALREKPGATLVMTGRAQSIQALRSRLRGDGERTTPRVKAYWAVGKAGLD